The Streptomyces sp. NBC_00569 genomic sequence GGACCGCGCGCGCCCGGCGGCGACCAGACGACGGGGTCGACGCGGGGCGTCGCCACTTCGGCGACACCACGGGTCGGGTAGAGGTCGGTACGTGTCACCGTGCTCATGGGGATCAGGCCTCCTCGGTCAGCAGCGGGTAGACGCCGTTCTCGTCGTGGTCCTCCCGTCCGGTCACGGGAGGATTGAACACGCACACGCAGCGGAAGTCGGTCTTGGGACGCAGGGTGTGGCGCTCATGGCCGTTCAGGAGGTACATCGTGCCCGGCTCGATCCAGTGCTTCTCGCCGGTCTCCCTGTTGGTGAGCTCGGCCTCGCCCTCGACGCACAGCACGGCCTCGATGTGGTTGGCGTACCACATGTCGGTCTCCGTGCCCGCGTAGAGGATCGTCTCGTGCAGTGAGAAGCCGACCTTCTCCTTGGCAAGGACGATGCGCTTGCTCTCCCAGGTGCCGGTCGCCGACTTCACGTGCCGGTCGGTGTTCTCGATCTCCTTGAACGAACGGACGATCACGGTGTTGCTGCCTTTCTGTTCTACGTGGTGAGGGGGTGCCTTCCCGCTTGAGCGGAAATCAGGCGGTCTCGCGCACCGCCCGGGTGAGCGTGCGCAGTCCCTCTTCCAGCTCCTCGGGCGTGATCGTCAGCGCCGGAAGCAGCTTGACGACCTCGCTCTCGGGGCCGGAGGTCTCGATGAGCAGACCGAGCTCGAAGGCGCGCTTGGCGACCTTGTTCGCCCGGTCCTTGTCGCGGAATTCCAGGCCCCACACCAGGCCGCGTCCGCGGTACTCGACGGTGTCGTCGCGAAACTCGTCGCGGAGCGCGCCGAGGGCCTCGTCGATCTGCTGGCCGCGGGCGAGCGTCTGCTTCTCCATGGCGGGGCCGTCGGTCCAGTACGTCTCCAGGGCGGCGGCGGCCGTCACGAACGCGGGGTTGTTGCCGCGGAACGTGCCGTTGTGCTCGCCCGGCTCCCAGACGTCGAGTTCCGGCTTGAACAGGCACAGGGACATGGGGAGCCCGTACCCGCTGATGGACTTCGAAACGGTCACGATGTCCGGGGTGATGCCCGCCTCCTCGAAGGAGAAGAACGCACCGGTGCGGCCGCAGCCCATCTGGATGTCGTCGACGATCAGGAGCATGTCCCAGCGCTCGCAGACATCGGCCAGCTTGCGCAGCCACTCCGAGCGGGCGACGTTGATGCCGCCCTCGCCCTGCACGGTCTCCACGATCACGGCGGCGGGCGTGTTCAGGCCCGAGCCGGAGTCCTCCAGGAGGCGCTCGAACCAGATGAAGTCCGGCGTCTGCCCGTCGAGGTAGTTGTCGAACGGCATCGGGGTGCCGTGCACCAGCGGTATGCCGGCGCCCGCGCGCTTGAAGGCGTTGCCGGTCACCGCGAGGGAGCCGAGCGACATGCCGTGGAAGGCGTTCGTGAACGACACGATCGACTCGCGGCCCTTGACCTTGCGGGCCAGCTTCAGCGCCGACTCGACGGCGTTGGTGCCCGTCGGGCCGGGGAACATGACCTTGTACGGCAGGTCACGCGGGCGCAGGATGATGTTCTGGAACGACTCCAGGAAGGCGCGCTTCGCCGTCGTCGACATGTCGAGCCCGTGCGTGACGCCGTCCCGCTCCAGGTAGTCGATCAGAGCGCGTTTGAGGACCGGGTTGTTGTGCCCGTAGTTGAGCGATCCCGCGCCTGCGAAGAAGTCGAGGTACTCGTGGCCGTCCTCGTCGAACATGCGGCTGCCCTGCGCCCGGTCGAAGACGGTGGGCCAACCGCGGCAGTAGCTGCGCACCTCCGACTCAAGGGTCTCGAAGACGCTCAGGTCCGGCTGGGTGATGGTCACAGCGAATCTCCTGGGAGATGGGGGTGGGGGTGGCGTGGAAGAGGTCGAGCGGTGGTGCGGTCTGCGGTCTTGCGCTGCAGAGAAGTGAGGGGGGACCGGTCGTGGGTCAGACGATCGGCCCGATGCGGTGGAGCACCTCGGGCTCGTGCCCGTCGTCCGGGAAGAGGCCCGCGTCGAACAGCACCGTCTGCGCGACCTGTGCGCCGTTGCGGCGCGCGAACGAGGCGAACAGGCGCTGCGAGGCCGTGTTGTCGGGCGAGATCGTCGTCTCGAGCACGGTCGTCGCCCGGTCGGCGGCGACCTTCGCCCAGAGCCCGTCGAGCAGTGCCCCGGCCAGACCGCGCCCCCGGTGCGCGTGGTCGACGGCCACCTGCCACACCACGAGGGTGCGTGGGTCGTCGGGCCGGATGTACCCGGTGATGAACCCGGCGACGGAGCCGGCGGAGTCCCGCGCCACGACGGACGTGGCGGCGAAGTCCCGGCACCACAGCAGGTAGCTGTACGAGGAGTTGAGGTCGAGCACCTTCGAGTCGCGGGCGATACGCCAGATTGCGGCTCCGTCGGCCACCTCGGGCCGGTCGATCCGCAAGCTCTCGGGCATTTCCAGGAATTGCGCGGTCATGTGAATTCAATTTACCGAGCAAGTTCTGGAAATGCATCGCGGGCAGGGGTTACGTAAACGCTGCTTCTGTGGTATCGCGCAGGCGGGGGCGCGCACGCAAAATCTGGGTGATATGTGTCGAGTTGACCGGGATGAAGTGCGCAAATCACCCTCGGTGTGGAGTGCGTCACAAGCTCGAAATCTGCGCGACATGCGTCCGGATTACGCCGTTTCCCGTTGTTGAAATCTTGGTGTTTACGTCCCCGGAAAGCGGGCAGAAGAATATGGGAAGCTGTGCTGAGAAAAGCGCGAGAATTGACTCGGAAAATAAAAGAAGGCGCCACTCCCATTGAAGGGGGCGGCGCCTCACTTTGTGAAGTCGCGGGACTACAGGAGCTACACCCAGGCCCCGGCGACGGCCCTGCGCGCGCCCTCCAGGTCCACCGGCGCGCCGGACCCCTCCATCTCGGCGAGCGCACCGCCGAGGGCCGCGAGCGAGGACTGCACGACGCCTCGGGTGGCCTGCGGGCCGTAGTGGTTGACGCGGATCATCTCCTTGGCGAGCGCCCCGCCCCCGGCCACCAGCGGCAGCACCGGGTCCACCGCCAGCGCCCGCGCGACCAGCTCCGAGGCGTCGATACCCGCCGGGGCGCGCAGCGTCGTCGCCACCGGCGCCGCGTCCCGTGCCTCGTACACGTACGGCTCGATACCGCCGCCCAGCGCGAGCGCGCCCGCCCGCGTGGCCGCGGCCGCACCGGCGTGACGGGCCATCAGGGCGTCGAGGCCCTCCGCCTCGATGCGCTCGACGCACGCCTCCAGGGCGAGCATCTCCAGCTGAGCCGGCGCGTGCAGCAGCGCCTTGCGCCCGCCGTCGATCCAGCGGTGCTTCCAGTCGAGCAGCGACAGGTAGGAGTGCCGCGGCGCCTGCGGGTTGGACTCCATCCGCTCCCACGCCCGCGCGCTGACGGACACCGCGGAGACGCCCGCCGGGCCGCCCATGGCCTTCTGCGCGCCGATCACGCACAGGTCCACGCCCCAGGCGTCGGGAAGGACCGGCTCGGCGGCGATCGAGGCCACTGCGTCCAGGTAGAAGAGCGCGCCGTGCTCCCGCACCACCTCGCCGATCTCGGCGACCGGGTTCGTGTTGCCCGTCGCGGCCTCCGCGTGCACGAGCGAGACGAAGTCGGTCCCGGGGTGCTCGGCGAGCGCGTCGCGCACCTGCTCGGCCGTCACGGCGGTGTGGAAGGGGACCGCCAGGTCGTGCACCGTCGCCCCGCTGTCCCGCAGCCAGTCGCCGAAGGTCTGGCCGTAGGGGCCCGTGACGATGTTCAGGGCCACGGTGCCGGGTCGGGCGGTGCCGCGGATCGCGCCCTCGAGGGGCAGCAGCGCCTCGCCCTGCATGATCACGACGTCCTGCGAGGTGTCGAGCAGCCCGGCCACGCGCCGCTCGATGGAGGCGAAGTGCTCGGCGCTCAGGGGGGCCAGGTCAAGAAAAGGGTGGGTCACGATCGTGCTCTCTTCGCTCTCTTCGCTCACGTCGCCCGTGATCTTCGTTCACGAGTTCGTACGGCGGGCTGCCGTTCCGAGCGTACCCACCGGCCTCATAGGCTTCCGACATGAGTGAGCGCACGGTGCTGCACGTGAAGGGGCGGGTCCTCGTCGGTCCCGACGACGTCCGGGACGAGCTGTGGGTCGTCGGCGGACGGGTGACGTACGACCGGCCGGCCGGGCCCGGCCTCGACATCACCACCGTCGACGGGTGGGCCATGCCCGGACTCGTCGACGCGCACTGCCACGTCGGCCTGGACACGCACGGCCCGGTGCCGGCCGACGTCGCCGAGAAGCAGGCCCTCACCGACCGCGAGGCCGGCACGCTCCTGATCCGCGACGCGGGCTCCCCCTCGGACACCCGCTGGATCGACGACCGCGAGGACCTGCCCAGGATCATCCGGGCCGGGCGGCACATCGCCCGCACCCGCCGCTACATCCGCAACTACGCGCACGAGATCGAGCCGCCCGAGCTGGTCGCCTATGTGGCCCAGGAGGCGCGGCGCGGCGACGGCTGGGTGAAGCTGGTCGGCGACTGGATCGACCGGGACGCGGGCGACCTGACCGCGTGCTGGCCCCGCGAGGAGGTCGAGGCCGCCATCGCGCAGGCGCACCGGCTCGGCGCCCGCGTCACCGCCCACTGCTTCGCCGAGGACTCGCTGCGCGACCTCGTCGAGGCGGGCATCGACTGCATCGAGCACGCGACGGGCCTCACCGAGGACACCATCCCGCTGTTCGCCGAGCGCGGCGTCGCGATCGTCCCGACCCTCGTCAACATCGCCACGTTCCCGCAGATCGCCGCGGCCGGCGAGAGCAAGTTCCCCCGCTGGTCCGCCCATCTGAACCGTCTGTACGAGCGCCGCTACGACACCGTGCGAGCGGCGTACGACGCGGGGGTGCCGGTCTACGTCGGCACCGACGCCGGCGGCTCGCTCGCGCACGGACTGGTCGCCGGGGAGGTCGCCGAACTGCTCAAGGCCGGACTCCCGGCCGTGGACGCGCTCTCCGCGACGGCGTGGGGCGCCCGCGCCTGGCTCGGCCGCCCCGGCCTGGAGGAAGGCGCCTCGGCCGACCTCGTGGTCTACGAGTCGGACCCCCGCGCCGACGTACGGGTGCTGGCCTCGCCCCGGCGTGTGGTGCTGCGCGGCCGCATCGTGGGCTGAACCGGCCACGAGGGGACGCGGGTTGACGGAACGTGACGCCGCGGTCCGTCCGCTCGTTGCACACCACCGTGCGTGCCCGCGCGGCCGGCCGGCGCGTTCGACACGTACCGGTCAGCCGGGTGACAGCAGAGGGGCAGCAGAGGGAAAACAGAGGAACAGGCGAACAATCGAGCTCAAAGATTCGAAGACCAGCTCGGAAACCTCACTTTGGAGTGAACTCACGTCAGGTTGCCGCCCGTTCACTCTCGGTGCGTAAAGATTCCCTCCATCGAGGCCGACGGCGCACGCCCAGCGATGTCCCCCATGACAGGGCGGGACCGACGGCTCCATTTCTCTCGTGGGGGTCCCATCAGCATGCCCAGCACCACCTTCCGCACGCCCGGCCGCCGCCTCGCCGCGTCGGCCGCCGCCACGGCCCTTGCAGTCGCCCCGGCGCTGCTCGCCACGGCGGGCACCGCGCACGCGACGGGCGGCCACGGCGGCAAGTCGAGCGCCGTAGTCCTGCGCACCGACCTGAATGTCTCCCTGCTCAACAAGACCGTGAACGTCCCGCTCACGGCCACGCTCAACGAGGTGCAGGCCCCCGCCAGTGCCGA encodes the following:
- the ectA gene encoding diaminobutyrate acetyltransferase, with translation MPESLRIDRPEVADGAAIWRIARDSKVLDLNSSYSYLLWCRDFAATSVVARDSAGSVAGFITGYIRPDDPRTLVVWQVAVDHAHRGRGLAGALLDGLWAKVAADRATTVLETTISPDNTASQRLFASFARRNGAQVAQTVLFDAGLFPDDGHEPEVLHRIGPIV
- the ectB gene encoding diaminobutyrate--2-oxoglutarate transaminase, whose protein sequence is MTITQPDLSVFETLESEVRSYCRGWPTVFDRAQGSRMFDEDGHEYLDFFAGAGSLNYGHNNPVLKRALIDYLERDGVTHGLDMSTTAKRAFLESFQNIILRPRDLPYKVMFPGPTGTNAVESALKLARKVKGRESIVSFTNAFHGMSLGSLAVTGNAFKRAGAGIPLVHGTPMPFDNYLDGQTPDFIWFERLLEDSGSGLNTPAAVIVETVQGEGGINVARSEWLRKLADVCERWDMLLIVDDIQMGCGRTGAFFSFEEAGITPDIVTVSKSISGYGLPMSLCLFKPELDVWEPGEHNGTFRGNNPAFVTAAAALETYWTDGPAMEKQTLARGQQIDEALGALRDEFRDDTVEYRGRGLVWGLEFRDKDRANKVAKRAFELGLLIETSGPESEVVKLLPALTITPEELEEGLRTLTRAVRETA
- a CDS encoding ectoine synthase, with the translated sequence MIVRSFKEIENTDRHVKSATGTWESKRIVLAKEKVGFSLHETILYAGTETDMWYANHIEAVLCVEGEAELTNRETGEKHWIEPGTMYLLNGHERHTLRPKTDFRCVCVFNPPVTGREDHDENGVYPLLTEEA
- a CDS encoding amidohydrolase family protein, with amino-acid sequence MSERTVLHVKGRVLVGPDDVRDELWVVGGRVTYDRPAGPGLDITTVDGWAMPGLVDAHCHVGLDTHGPVPADVAEKQALTDREAGTLLIRDAGSPSDTRWIDDREDLPRIIRAGRHIARTRRYIRNYAHEIEPPELVAYVAQEARRGDGWVKLVGDWIDRDAGDLTACWPREEVEAAIAQAHRLGARVTAHCFAEDSLRDLVEAGIDCIEHATGLTEDTIPLFAERGVAIVPTLVNIATFPQIAAAGESKFPRWSAHLNRLYERRYDTVRAAYDAGVPVYVGTDAGGSLAHGLVAGEVAELLKAGLPAVDALSATAWGARAWLGRPGLEEGASADLVVYESDPRADVRVLASPRRVVLRGRIVG
- a CDS encoding pyridoxal-phosphate-dependent aminotransferase family protein; translated protein: MTHPFLDLAPLSAEHFASIERRVAGLLDTSQDVVIMQGEALLPLEGAIRGTARPGTVALNIVTGPYGQTFGDWLRDSGATVHDLAVPFHTAVTAEQVRDALAEHPGTDFVSLVHAEAATGNTNPVAEIGEVVREHGALFYLDAVASIAAEPVLPDAWGVDLCVIGAQKAMGGPAGVSAVSVSARAWERMESNPQAPRHSYLSLLDWKHRWIDGGRKALLHAPAQLEMLALEACVERIEAEGLDALMARHAGAAAATRAGALALGGGIEPYVYEARDAAPVATTLRAPAGIDASELVARALAVDPVLPLVAGGGALAKEMIRVNHYGPQATRGVVQSSLAALGGALAEMEGSGAPVDLEGARRAVAGAWV